One window from the genome of candidate division WOR-3 bacterium encodes:
- a CDS encoding response regulator: MRRATKTAEKATSLQVSADILNYFFSSPLTPPEIVKKTVKSVNSIDKSYNSGFLATDRSGFNHIFTKFPSRLGKIIESEFSKLPQREKKLAGDIFCFDIKNNQKVFLFPFIELEESEILFFVAVKKTEKNKSIRIIEPHVHVSKILILFSTEISKNILQIGHYSNEINSILNNLKDLICIIDFEGKIIKANTELIKKLGFSEKKLLTMKVHQIYPKNQRKLSEKIFKKMISENGRIWRLSLMAKNGSYIPVETSVKKGIWQGKQVLFSLSRDISERLKSEKEIKREHDQLLSVFDSIEEIIYVLDPSTYEFVFSNKTLKNHFGDLTGQKCYKAINNKDEPCDFCPNKYIFGKNLEKSYKWIHFNEKTGKWYKNFNKAIKWPDGRWLRYELAMDITQQKLFEDQLKTAKEEAELATKAKSQFLANMSHEIRTPLNGIIGMLNLLENTEITEEQKDYIRMAAISSKTLISIVNDILDFSKVEAGKIEIEKKSFNLERVIVQTLESFRSLAYDKDIELIIRYDPDAPTRFIGDENRLRQIIFNLVGNAVKFTEKGYILVDCCFQNLSRENVKVKVTVKDTGIGIPKKKLDVIFENFTQADSSTTRKYGGTGLGLSIAKKLVELMHGKIGVISEQGKGSEFFFTFNLLIDKSDVQEKLQDPSFEEIKVLVVDDNKINLKIFSEFLQTWNMKFDIFSNALEALKAIYRSFNEGNPYKLALIDYLMPEMDGEALGRAIKSDPRIAGISLIMMSSVGKFVDENLFLASGFSSYLSKPVSRADLFFAVKKALDQDQTQKTSKTKNFIQTKKQKIVDEFSDKYPFTVLLVEDNLISCKVVKTMLEKLGCRVETAENGNKALEIFLSGSSFDVVYMDIQMPEMDGYQAAEEIRKLGETCNQPPIIALTANINKDDKEKCISRGMNDYIRKPVTVKDIKHSLQKWVLGEIKNDPDNVSRFSNLSNSENFKIVEALKRYSEQENMLKELVEIFIEQTPNEIVTLSECFEKSDFQNASRISHSIKGGASYIGAEKIRFLSENIEVSALNNDLQACVNLLKELKKALDDFIAESGNINWDKILEKDKINS; encoded by the coding sequence ATGCGAAGGGCGACTAAGACCGCTGAAAAAGCAACCTCATTGCAGGTGTCCGCAGATATTCTGAATTATTTTTTTTCATCGCCTCTTACACCTCCTGAAATTGTAAAAAAAACGGTTAAATCCGTGAATTCAATCGATAAAAGCTACAACTCGGGTTTTTTGGCAACCGACAGATCAGGTTTTAACCACATTTTCACGAAATTTCCGTCAAGACTTGGAAAAATTATCGAGTCTGAATTTTCAAAACTCCCTCAAAGAGAGAAAAAACTGGCCGGGGACATTTTTTGTTTTGACATAAAAAATAATCAAAAAGTCTTCTTATTCCCATTTATAGAGCTTGAAGAATCAGAAATTTTGTTTTTTGTCGCTGTTAAAAAAACTGAAAAAAATAAATCTATACGTATTATTGAACCACACGTACATGTTTCAAAAATACTGATCCTATTTTCCACAGAAATTTCAAAAAATATACTACAGATCGGGCATTATTCAAATGAAATAAACAGCATTTTAAACAATTTAAAAGACCTTATCTGCATAATAGATTTTGAAGGCAAAATCATAAAAGCCAATACGGAATTGATCAAAAAACTCGGCTTCTCGGAAAAGAAACTGCTCACGATGAAAGTCCATCAAATCTACCCGAAAAACCAGAGAAAATTGTCGGAAAAAATTTTCAAAAAGATGATTTCGGAAAACGGCAGAATATGGCGACTGTCTTTGATGGCAAAAAACGGATCTTATATTCCCGTTGAAACTTCCGTAAAAAAGGGAATTTGGCAGGGAAAACAAGTTTTGTTTTCTCTTTCGAGGGATATCTCAGAAAGGCTGAAATCCGAAAAAGAGATCAAACGAGAACACGATCAGCTTCTTTCCGTCTTCGACAGCATTGAAGAAATCATTTACGTGCTTGACCCCAGCACGTATGAATTTGTTTTTTCAAACAAGACATTGAAAAACCATTTCGGCGATTTGACAGGGCAAAAGTGCTACAAGGCGATTAACAACAAAGATGAACCCTGCGATTTTTGCCCGAACAAGTATATTTTCGGCAAGAATTTGGAAAAATCATACAAGTGGATTCACTTCAATGAGAAAACAGGGAAATGGTATAAAAATTTCAACAAAGCGATAAAATGGCCGGACGGAAGATGGCTGAGGTATGAACTTGCGATGGATATCACACAGCAAAAGCTTTTTGAAGACCAACTAAAAACGGCCAAAGAAGAAGCAGAGTTAGCCACAAAAGCCAAAAGTCAATTTTTGGCAAATATGAGCCATGAAATCCGAACCCCTCTAAACGGGATTATCGGAATGCTCAATTTGTTAGAAAACACTGAAATCACAGAAGAACAAAAAGATTATATCCGTATGGCGGCAATTTCTTCAAAAACACTGATTTCCATAGTCAACGACATTCTTGACTTTTCTAAAGTTGAAGCCGGAAAAATTGAAATCGAAAAAAAATCTTTTAACCTTGAACGAGTAATAGTTCAAACGCTTGAATCCTTCAGGTCTTTGGCTTATGACAAAGATATCGAATTGATAATAAGATACGATCCTGACGCGCCTACTCGTTTTATCGGAGACGAAAACAGATTGAGACAGATTATTTTCAACCTAGTCGGCAATGCGGTTAAATTCACCGAAAAAGGTTATATTCTCGTGGATTGTTGCTTTCAGAACCTCTCGCGAGAGAATGTAAAGGTTAAAGTAACAGTCAAAGACACAGGCATAGGAATTCCGAAAAAAAAACTTGACGTCATTTTCGAAAACTTCACCCAAGCTGACAGCTCGACCACAAGAAAATACGGAGGCACTGGCCTTGGGTTATCCATTGCAAAAAAATTGGTTGAACTCATGCATGGTAAAATTGGAGTCATCAGCGAACAAGGAAAAGGTTCCGAATTTTTTTTCACTTTCAACCTTCTGATCGATAAAAGCGATGTTCAAGAGAAACTGCAAGACCCTTCTTTTGAAGAGATAAAAGTTCTGGTGGTGGACGACAATAAAATCAACCTAAAAATATTCTCTGAATTCCTGCAGACTTGGAATATGAAATTCGACATCTTTTCAAACGCTTTGGAAGCTTTGAAGGCAATTTACAGATCTTTCAACGAAGGCAACCCGTATAAACTTGCTCTCATAGATTACTTGATGCCGGAAATGGACGGAGAAGCTTTGGGAAGAGCTATCAAATCAGATCCAAGAATCGCCGGAATTTCCCTGATCATGATGTCTTCCGTAGGAAAATTCGTCGATGAAAACCTTTTCTTAGCTTCAGGTTTTTCATCTTATCTTTCCAAGCCAGTCAGCCGAGCTGATTTGTTTTTTGCTGTAAAAAAGGCTCTCGATCAAGATCAAACTCAAAAAACATCCAAAACTAAAAATTTTATCCAAACCAAAAAGCAAAAAATTGTCGACGAATTTTCAGACAAATACCCATTCACTGTTCTTCTTGTGGAAGACAACTTGATCAGTTGCAAAGTAGTGAAAACAATGCTTGAAAAACTAGGTTGTCGGGTAGAAACCGCTGAAAACGGGAATAAAGCTCTGGAGATATTTTTGTCCGGTAGTTCTTTTGACGTAGTTTACATGGATATACAAATGCCCGAGATGGACGGCTATCAAGCTGCCGAGGAGATAAGAAAACTCGGTGAAACCTGCAACCAACCTCCGATAATAGCACTCACAGCAAACATCAACAAAGACGACAAAGAAAAATGTATTTCCCGGGGGATGAATGACTATATACGAAAACCGGTCACGGTCAAAGATATCAAACATTCTTTGCAAAAATGGGTTTTGGGTGAAATCAAGAATGATCCAGACAATGTCAGCAGATTCAGCAACTTGTCCAACTCAGAAAATTTTAAAATTGTTGAAGCCCTGAAAAGGTATTCGGAACAAGAGAATATGCTCAAAGAACTCGTGGAGATCTTCATTGAACAGACCCCGAATGAAATCGTAACACTGTCTGAATGCTTTGAAAAGTCTGATTTCCAAAACGCTTCGCGAATTTCTCATTCGATAAAAGGAGGCGCATCTTACATAGGAGCTGAAAAAATTCGTTTCTTGTCTGAAAATATCGAAGTTTCAGCATTGAACAATGACTTGCAAGCCTGCGTGAATCTGCTGAAAGAACTAAAAAAGGCACTTGACGATTTTATCGCGGAATCCGGAAACATCAACTGGGATAAAATACTTGAAAAAGATAAGATAAACTCATGA
- the rsxA gene encoding electron transport complex subunit RsxA produces the protein MIFILIFISAALVNNFVFSRFLGICPFLGVSKKIDSAIGMGLAVIFVMVLSVSVTWPLQNYVLNPLGISYLQTITFILVIASLVQLVEMILKKNVPALYHSLGIYLPLITTNCAILGIAIDSILKKYSLAVSLVYALGAGIGFTLALVIMAGIRERLETADPPAPFRGTPLNLILASLLSMAFMGFSALVNV, from the coding sequence ATGATCTTTATACTTATATTCATTTCAGCCGCTCTCGTCAACAACTTCGTCTTCAGCAGATTTCTCGGAATTTGCCCCTTTCTCGGGGTAAGTAAAAAAATCGACTCCGCAATCGGAATGGGGCTTGCCGTCATTTTCGTCATGGTTTTATCTGTCAGCGTCACATGGCCACTTCAAAACTATGTTTTAAACCCGCTTGGAATTTCATACCTACAAACTATAACTTTCATCCTTGTCATAGCATCTCTCGTCCAGCTCGTGGAAATGATTCTCAAAAAAAATGTCCCCGCCCTTTATCATTCTCTCGGGATTTACCTTCCTTTGATAACCACCAACTGCGCGATCCTCGGTATAGCTATCGATTCCATTCTCAAGAAATATTCTCTCGCTGTATCTCTTGTCTACGCTCTCGGGGCAGGGATAGGTTTTACCCTGGCTCTCGTGATAATGGCAGGCATCAGAGAAAGGCTTGAAACAGCAGATCCTCCGGCTCCTTTCAGAGGGACTCCTCTTAATCTGATTCTCGCCTCTCTTCTTTCAATGGCTTTCATGGGTTTTTCCGCCCTCGTAAACGTCTAA
- a CDS encoding electron transport complex subunit E, translated as MKKNTPLYEFWKGIIIENPVLVIVLGMCPTLAVTTNAQNGLAMGIAATAVLLGSNIVISLIRNFVPSEVRIPIFIVVIASFVTVIQLVMNAYFLELYKVLGLFIPLIVVNCIILGRAEAFASKNNIFLSFLDGLGMGIGFTLTLFILGSLRELLGNGTVLGINILGQSYQNNSMLIMILPPGGFLMLGLMMAFVNLFTAKRK; from the coding sequence ATGAAAAAAAACACTCCTCTCTACGAATTTTGGAAAGGAATAATAATAGAAAATCCTGTTCTCGTGATCGTCCTCGGGATGTGTCCAACACTGGCTGTCACAACCAACGCACAAAATGGCTTGGCTATGGGGATAGCCGCGACAGCCGTTTTGCTTGGATCAAACATAGTCATATCATTGATAAGGAATTTTGTGCCCTCCGAAGTCAGAATACCCATCTTCATAGTTGTCATCGCCTCTTTCGTGACAGTAATTCAACTGGTCATGAATGCTTATTTTCTTGAGTTATACAAAGTTCTCGGACTATTTATACCTCTTATCGTCGTCAACTGCATTATCCTCGGAAGAGCTGAAGCCTTCGCTTCAAAAAACAACATCTTTTTATCGTTTTTAGACGGACTTGGGATGGGCATAGGGTTTACTCTGACACTTTTCATCCTCGGTTCTTTAAGGGAACTTTTAGGCAATGGTACAGTATTGGGAATAAATATACTCGGTCAATCTTACCAGAATAATTCAATGCTCATCATGATTCTTCCACCGGGTGGTTTTTTGATGTTGGGTCTTATGATGGCTTTTGTCAACCTTTTCACAGCCAAGAGGAAATGA
- a CDS encoding RnfABCDGE type electron transport complex subunit G: MLKLVFSLTIVTVICGSLLAIVYSVTKEPIQKAEIIQKGLKIESVFESLEPDNNPINAPYYFVTENGDTIQKGYLALKNGDTVGIALEDTGIGYGGKITVLTGIDLKDNSITSIEILSQSETPGLGAKVIDSTWREQFSGKSLDNSILVNGALSVKKDGGDIDAISGATISPRAVCFAVNQSLHLVDSLNTGESR, from the coding sequence ATGCTTAAACTGGTATTTTCACTCACGATAGTTACCGTTATATGCGGCTCACTCCTGGCGATTGTTTACAGTGTTACAAAAGAGCCGATCCAGAAAGCCGAGATAATCCAGAAAGGGCTTAAAATCGAAAGTGTTTTCGAATCTCTCGAACCGGACAACAATCCAATTAACGCTCCATATTATTTCGTGACAGAAAATGGCGACACCATCCAAAAAGGTTATCTCGCACTGAAAAATGGCGACACTGTCGGTATCGCCTTGGAAGACACCGGCATTGGTTACGGAGGAAAAATAACCGTGCTGACAGGAATCGATTTAAAAGACAATTCAATAACTTCAATAGAAATACTCAGCCAAAGCGAAACTCCCGGTCTCGGAGCCAAAGTCATCGATTCAACCTGGAGGGAACAGTTCTCCGGAAAATCTTTAGACAACTCGATTTTAGTCAACGGCGCTTTATCTGTAAAAAAAGACGGTGGAGACATTGATGCGATCAGCGGCGCCACTATTTCTCCTCGCGCGGTCTGTTTCGCGGTCAACCAAAGTCTTCATCTTGTAGATTCATTGAACACAGGGGAATCAAGATGA
- a CDS encoding RnfABCDGE type electron transport complex subunit D, whose translation MTNGFQLGSSPHIKGSNTTRKIMLLVIAALVPSSIASIFFFGPYSGFLMLTGVISAMTAEAVAELLRKRGLKSLTDGSAALTGLLLSLNLPPSVPIWIPVVGSFVAILIGKMIFGGLGHNIFNPALIGRAFLVAAYPTIMTASWTAPVISKSTSSGFSADVLRSNLQITLTQEELDAVTAATPLGVMKDAKRILSNPASTDEQRAKAEGSVASLYKWDSLKNIFLGNTGGCIGETSALLLLLGGVFLCAMKIVNWRLPLTYILTVGVLAWILGGHKGFFTGNPVFAVITGGMMIGAFFMATDMVTSPMSNLGQAIFGLGAGILVVVIRSYGGYPEGVSYSILIMNAFTPLIDRYIKPKIFGTKEA comes from the coding sequence ATGACAAACGGATTTCAACTCGGTTCTTCTCCTCATATAAAAGGCTCAAATACCACAAGAAAAATAATGCTTCTCGTTATAGCTGCACTGGTGCCTTCTTCCATCGCATCAATATTTTTCTTTGGCCCTTACTCCGGGTTTTTAATGCTGACAGGAGTCATTTCAGCAATGACGGCTGAAGCTGTCGCCGAACTGCTGCGAAAAAGAGGTTTGAAAAGCCTTACTGACGGAAGCGCGGCTTTGACAGGATTGCTTCTCTCTCTTAATTTACCTCCGTCAGTTCCAATTTGGATACCGGTTGTAGGTTCTTTTGTAGCTATTCTGATCGGCAAGATGATATTCGGTGGTCTGGGTCACAATATTTTCAACCCAGCTCTTATCGGTCGCGCCTTTCTCGTCGCCGCCTATCCAACCATCATGACTGCAAGCTGGACAGCTCCCGTAATTTCCAAATCCACTTCGTCAGGTTTCTCGGCGGATGTATTAAGGTCAAATCTTCAGATAACACTTACACAAGAAGAACTTGACGCGGTCACCGCCGCAACCCCGCTTGGAGTCATGAAAGACGCCAAGAGAATTCTCTCCAACCCTGCTTCCACCGACGAGCAAAGAGCTAAAGCAGAAGGCTCCGTAGCCTCTCTTTATAAGTGGGATTCCTTGAAAAATATTTTTCTCGGAAACACAGGAGGCTGCATAGGAGAGACTTCTGCTCTTCTCCTGCTGCTCGGAGGGGTATTTTTATGTGCTATGAAAATAGTCAATTGGAGACTGCCCTTGACCTACATACTCACGGTTGGTGTTTTGGCTTGGATTCTCGGTGGACATAAAGGTTTCTTCACTGGCAACCCCGTCTTCGCTGTCATAACAGGAGGCATGATGATTGGAGCCTTCTTTATGGCAACGGACATGGTCACTTCTCCAATGTCCAACTTAGGCCAGGCAATTTTTGGTTTGGGAGCGGGAATTCTGGTTGTAGTGATCAGATCCTACGGAGGGTACCCAGAGGGAGTAAGTTATTCGATATTGATAATGAACGCTTTCACTCCTCTTATAGACAGATACATCAAGCCTAAAATTTTCGGCACAAAGGAGGCGTGA
- the rsxC gene encoding electron transport complex subunit RsxC — MNKISFEGGIHPPEKKELSENESIFDFPLQPVIAIPLLQHLGAPAKPLVQKGDLVKKGQLLGEAQGFISANIHSSACGKVKDIDYINHPVTGRGLAVIIETDKENSTLDESVKPVENPDKLSPQDIADIAKKSGIVGMGGATFPTHVKLIPPKDKYYEWLILNGAECEPYLTADYRLMLEQPEKILLGAKLMMKSCKAKKTYIAIESNKPEAIKEWTKICEKEDWIEVKVMKTKYPQGAEKQLINAITGREVPSGGLPVDVNVLVQNVGTAAALYDAVYNGMPLVTRVTTVTGAVVKRANLNVPIGTFVSDIIKFLGGYNGEPGKLILGGPMMGINQRTDEIPILKGSSGILVLNKSEAKKKTETNCIRCSKCVSACPMGLMPFELAQRTKIGDIETAKKIGAMDCIECGSCSFVCPAGIDLVHLIRLAKNTIIAQKKRGA, encoded by the coding sequence ATGAATAAAATCTCTTTTGAAGGGGGTATACATCCTCCCGAGAAAAAAGAGCTTTCTGAAAACGAAAGCATATTCGACTTTCCTCTTCAACCTGTCATCGCGATACCCCTGCTTCAGCACCTTGGCGCTCCCGCAAAGCCTTTGGTTCAAAAGGGAGATCTCGTCAAAAAAGGCCAGCTTTTGGGAGAAGCCCAGGGATTTATTTCAGCCAACATTCACAGCAGTGCCTGCGGAAAAGTTAAAGACATAGATTACATAAACCATCCTGTCACCGGAAGAGGACTTGCGGTAATAATTGAAACGGACAAAGAAAACTCGACTCTCGACGAATCGGTTAAACCGGTCGAAAATCCTGATAAACTCTCCCCCCAGGACATAGCTGATATAGCGAAAAAATCGGGTATAGTCGGAATGGGAGGAGCTACTTTCCCGACACACGTCAAACTCATACCCCCAAAAGACAAATACTATGAATGGTTGATATTAAACGGAGCCGAGTGCGAACCATACCTGACCGCTGATTACAGATTGATGCTCGAACAACCTGAAAAAATACTCTTGGGCGCGAAACTCATGATGAAATCATGCAAAGCAAAAAAAACTTACATAGCAATTGAATCCAACAAACCCGAAGCTATCAAAGAATGGACTAAAATCTGCGAAAAGGAAGATTGGATAGAAGTTAAGGTCATGAAGACCAAATATCCGCAAGGCGCTGAAAAACAACTCATAAATGCGATTACCGGAAGGGAAGTCCCTTCCGGCGGTCTTCCAGTCGACGTCAACGTCCTCGTTCAAAACGTAGGAACTGCCGCCGCTCTTTACGACGCTGTCTATAATGGCATGCCTCTTGTAACAAGAGTGACTACGGTGACTGGAGCCGTTGTCAAGAGAGCCAACCTTAACGTGCCTATAGGTACATTTGTCAGCGATATAATCAAGTTTCTTGGAGGGTACAATGGCGAACCCGGAAAATTGATTCTGGGAGGACCCATGATGGGAATAAACCAGAGAACAGATGAAATTCCCATCCTTAAAGGTTCTTCAGGAATTCTTGTCTTGAACAAATCCGAGGCGAAGAAAAAAACAGAAACAAACTGCATTAGATGTTCCAAGTGCGTCTCTGCTTGCCCCATGGGCCTTATGCCATTTGAATTAGCCCAGAGAACCAAGATCGGAGACATTGAAACCGCCAAAAAGATCGGCGCAATGGATTGCATCGAATGCGGCTCCTGCAGTTTTGTCTGCCCTGCCGGCATAGACCTTGTTCATCTCATACGACTTGCGAAAAATACTATCATCGCTCAGAAAAAGAGAGGTGCTTAA
- a CDS encoding ABC transporter permease, whose product MSLSLFIFGVFVVLTVNLLILINIAQKHVQIEVFLKDIPMDKVQSVYEARTDTLFHLISSIEEVDSVVYIDKEEALERFKTDFPEFSELLGPDFNPLPASFIVYPSVGFRTSEYLENISHKISDTLDVSLGRVEEISYGKIWIDTLDRWIKTIVMADLITGIIIAIASIFVIANTIKLNVFARREQIAIMKLVGASDSLVTKPFLLEGSIHGILSGILASSALYFAIKMLGKWAANIMFPTLAMFSILTAIGFLFGIFGSWIALRKYLVDPWIDEDTQKGDAP is encoded by the coding sequence ATGTCTCTTTCCTTGTTTATATTCGGAGTCTTTGTCGTACTGACCGTAAATCTTCTCATCCTGATAAATATCGCCCAAAAGCACGTTCAGATTGAAGTGTTTCTTAAAGATATACCCATGGACAAAGTTCAGAGTGTTTACGAAGCGAGGACAGACACCCTTTTTCATTTGATATCCTCGATCGAAGAAGTGGATTCAGTTGTCTACATAGACAAAGAAGAAGCTCTGGAAAGATTCAAGACCGACTTTCCCGAGTTTTCAGAGTTGCTGGGTCCAGACTTCAACCCTCTTCCCGCTTCTTTTATCGTATACCCTTCAGTAGGATTCAGGACTTCTGAATATCTCGAAAACATCTCGCACAAAATTTCGGATACCCTTGATGTCTCTCTGGGTCGCGTAGAAGAAATAAGCTACGGAAAAATCTGGATTGACACCCTGGACAGATGGATAAAAACGATAGTAATGGCAGACCTAATCACCGGGATAATAATAGCGATTGCTTCGATTTTCGTAATTGCCAACACAATAAAACTAAACGTATTCGCAAGAAGGGAACAAATAGCAATTATGAAGCTTGTTGGAGCATCGGACTCTCTTGTGACAAAACCATTTCTTTTGGAGGGAAGCATACACGGGATATTATCAGGAATTTTGGCTTCTTCGGCTTTGTATTTTGCCATCAAGATGCTTGGAAAGTGGGCGGCGAACATCATGTTTCCTACACTGGCTATGTTTTCGATTCTGACGGCTATAGGATTTCTTTTCGGGATTTTTGGCAGTTGGATTGCTCTCAGAAAATACCTCGTCGACCCTTGGATAGATGAAGACACTCAAAAAGGAGATGCACCTTAA
- the ftsE gene encoding cell division ATP-binding protein FtsE: MIEFNQVIKVYRKDWKALDDLTFSIEQGSYTFIVGPSGSGKSTILKLIYGAISPSKGYIQVAGFRIPGTPKNQIHLLRRKVGVIFQDFRLMEDRTVYDNIAFVLLVTGTPRKIIKEKISQVLASLGLTHKIHQFPYQLSGGEQQKVSIARALVRDPFVLIADEPTGNVDPVGSAEIFQILKDINNAGTTVIMATHELDYVKNTPFRVLSLEGGKIIADSSALGMNSNVHNK, from the coding sequence ATGATAGAATTCAACCAGGTGATAAAAGTTTACAGAAAAGACTGGAAGGCCCTTGACGATCTGACGTTCAGCATAGAACAAGGTTCTTATACATTCATCGTTGGACCGAGCGGATCCGGCAAGAGCACTATTTTAAAACTCATCTACGGCGCCATTTCTCCAAGCAAGGGGTACATCCAAGTCGCTGGTTTTAGAATTCCGGGGACCCCAAAAAACCAGATCCACCTCCTCAGAAGAAAAGTCGGAGTTATATTCCAGGATTTCAGACTCATGGAAGACAGAACAGTTTACGACAATATAGCTTTTGTCCTACTCGTGACGGGAACTCCGAGGAAAATAATAAAAGAGAAAATTTCACAGGTTTTGGCTTCACTCGGGCTGACCCATAAAATACACCAGTTTCCTTATCAACTTTCGGGAGGCGAACAGCAGAAAGTTTCCATTGCCAGAGCCCTGGTAAGAGATCCATTTGTCCTCATCGCCGACGAACCGACCGGAAACGTAGATCCTGTTGGATCCGCAGAGATTTTTCAAATTCTTAAAGACATAAACAACGCTGGAACAACAGTGATAATGGCTACTCACGAGCTTGATTACGTCAAAAATACTCCTTTCAGAGTACTGTCGCTTGAAGGAGGAAAAATAATAGCCGACTCATCTGCGCTGGGAATGAATTCAAATGTACACAATAAGTGA
- a CDS encoding transketolase family protein: protein MFSSPRDAYGKTLVELGKTNNKIAVLDADLSKSTKTALFAAAFPERFFDMGVAEADMVNTAAGISTCGFTVFASTFAMFLTGRAWEQIRNTVAYGNFDVKLVATHAGITVGPDGSSHQAIEDIALMSVIPNMRVVSPCDSTSTVELIKEAANSPGPFYFRLPRGKAPEIHKESENVSIGKALILREGADMTIFAHGLMVYQSLLAAEKLSLEGIEASVVDVHTIKPLDKDLIACYASKTGKVLVAEEHSINGGLGSAIALLISKDRSAYMRFVAIDNQFGMSGSEEELLSHYKLDEKTIFEKSLEFFR from the coding sequence GTGTTTTCTTCTCCGAGAGACGCATACGGAAAAACTCTCGTAGAGCTCGGAAAGACAAACAACAAAATTGCGGTTTTAGACGCCGATCTGTCCAAGTCAACCAAGACAGCTCTTTTCGCGGCTGCATTCCCCGAAAGGTTTTTTGACATGGGAGTAGCTGAAGCCGACATGGTCAACACTGCCGCCGGGATTTCAACCTGCGGTTTCACCGTTTTCGCGAGCACTTTCGCGATGTTTTTGACAGGAAGAGCTTGGGAACAGATAAGAAACACGGTCGCGTACGGCAACTTTGACGTCAAACTCGTCGCAACTCACGCGGGGATAACAGTCGGACCTGACGGTTCTTCTCACCAAGCAATTGAAGACATCGCGTTGATGTCGGTCATTCCGAACATGAGGGTTGTCTCTCCCTGCGATTCAACATCTACTGTAGAACTGATAAAAGAAGCCGCAAACTCCCCTGGTCCATTTTACTTCAGACTCCCCAGAGGCAAAGCGCCAGAAATTCACAAAGAGAGCGAGAACGTGTCAATTGGAAAAGCTTTAATTCTCAGAGAAGGCGCAGACATGACGATTTTTGCTCATGGACTTATGGTCTATCAGAGCCTTCTCGCCGCCGAAAAACTTTCTCTTGAAGGGATCGAGGCTTCTGTTGTCGATGTCCACACGATCAAACCTCTGGATAAAGATCTTATAGCCTGTTACGCCAGTAAGACAGGGAAGGTTCTCGTAGCTGAGGAGCATTCTATAAACGGTGGACTCGGGTCCGCTATCGCGCTTCTAATCTCAAAAGACAGATCTGCGTATATGCGGTTTGTCGCTATAGACAACCAATTCGGGATGTCAGGCTCCGAAGAAGAACTTCTATCTCATTACAAACTCGATGAAAAAACAATATTCGAAAAATCTCTGGAGTTTTTCAGATGA
- a CDS encoding transketolase codes for MEIESLKSLSCKLRKDIIRMIYLAGSGHPGGSLSVIDIMTVIFFGDILRYRADQPKWPQRDRFVLSKGHAAPALYAVLSEAGFFPKEDLWTLRKLGSTLHGHPFNLDTPGVEAPTGSLGQGLSIAHGMALGLKLLKQDSRVFAILGDGEIEEGNIWEAAMSAGFYKSGNLTAIIDYNHLQIDGYIHSVKSPEPIPDKFKAFLWDVIEIDGHDHSMILNTLKNASQRAIDGPPLAVIAHTVKGKGVSFMEDCVDWHGVAPNKEQYEKAMDLLNG; via the coding sequence CTGGAAATTGAATCTTTGAAATCTCTGTCGTGTAAACTCAGGAAAGATATTATTCGCATGATATATCTCGCAGGATCAGGTCATCCTGGAGGAAGTCTCTCCGTTATTGACATAATGACCGTTATTTTTTTCGGAGACATTCTGCGATACAGGGCAGATCAACCTAAATGGCCCCAAAGAGACAGGTTTGTCCTGTCAAAAGGCCACGCGGCACCCGCCCTATACGCTGTTTTGTCAGAGGCCGGTTTTTTCCCTAAAGAAGATTTATGGACTTTAAGAAAACTGGGTTCAACTCTTCATGGTCATCCTTTCAATTTAGACACCCCGGGAGTCGAAGCTCCCACAGGTTCATTAGGACAAGGACTATCCATAGCCCACGGTATGGCTTTGGGCTTAAAACTTCTCAAACAGGACTCCCGAGTTTTCGCGATTTTGGGCGATGGTGAAATTGAGGAAGGCAACATCTGGGAAGCCGCTATGAGCGCAGGTTTTTACAAAAGCGGAAATCTCACTGCAATAATAGACTACAACCATCTCCAGATAGATGGATACATACACTCTGTAAAGAGCCCCGAGCCGATCCCAGACAAATTTAAAGCATTTCTTTGGGACGTAATTGAGATAGACGGCCACGATCACTCGATGATTTTAAACACCCTCAAAAATGCTTCACAAAGGGCTATAGACGGACCACCTCTTGCAGTTATAGCACACACCGTCAAAGGAAAAGGCGTCAGTTTTATGGAAGACTGCGTGGACTGGCACGGGGTGGCACCCAACAAAGAACAATACGAAAAGGCTATGGACCTCTTAAATGGATAA